A genomic region of Columba livia isolate bColLiv1 breed racing homer chromosome 12, bColLiv1.pat.W.v2, whole genome shotgun sequence contains the following coding sequences:
- the FRMD7 gene encoding FERM domain-containing protein 7 isoform X6, producing the protein MLHLKVQFLDDSQKIFVVDQKSCGKGLFNLACSHLNLVEKEYFGLEFCSQAGNQVWLEPLKPITKQVKMDPGHLREELTRYLFTLQIKKDLALGRLPCSDKSAALLVSHLLQSELGDFHEEMDQQHLATHRYLPNQEYLDNKIMHYHRRHSGKTPAESDVQLLDVARKLEMYGIRPHPASDGEGTQINLAVTHMGVLVLRGNTKINTFNWSKIRKLSFKRKHFLIKLHANLSALCKDTLEFTMASRDACKAFWKTCVEYHAFFRLSEEPKSKPKALLCSKGSSFRYSGRTQRQLLEHGRKAKMKSLPFERKHYASHYDERQCRSSPDLLTDVSKQVEELRLAYGSRGPYHANGVHTSEPTLDSRCCGSAVEVTFATELERSKPEASPTFLPHSKSSSAFPLLYAELELERAWEPSDLFSARNPLTSFRPHHQFTGNNKSTSVGNMQEVSTRPLVYMDVPCPPPMVAPAPQVLFYLDRPPQPPCHAPAPGEDVVGPAGGCGPAAAKPPRRSLSGTRAGEFDREAMCMAAGISVTPTGESRLLARSFDYGLQEQPPKRSWSQSDMKTIRFPYGSEFRPLGPCPTLSSRKMNIFRHVPAQQGLGLRRSAERYVGSSTESSDSDSDLLAADYCSLYGRVLRSPMARVRLSSGSLQLDEEDEEVSFVTGATEETTSRGTSRACFWL; encoded by the exons CAAAAATCCTGCGGGAAAGGGCTGTTCAACCTCGCCTGCAGCCACCTCAACCTTGTGGAGAAGGAGTACTTCGGGCTGGAGTtttgcagccaggctgggaaCCAA GTCTGGTTGGAGCCACTAAAACCCAtaacaaagcaagtaaaaa TGGACCCCGGCCATCTGAGAGAAGAGCTGACAAG GTACCTCTTCACCCTCCAGATCAAGAAGGACCTGGCACTGGGGCGGCTGCCCTGCAGCGACAAGAGCGCAGCGCTGCTCGTCTCCCACCTGCTGCAGT CCGAGCTGGGTGACTTCCATGAGGAGATGGACCAGCAGCACCTGGCGACCCACAGGTATCTTCCCAACCAGGAGTATCTGGACAACAAGATCATGCACTACCACCGGAGACACAG TGGGAAGACGCCGGCTGAGTCGGATGTTCAGCTGCTGGACGTGGCCAGGAAGCTGGAGATGTATGGGATTCGCCCGCACCCCGCCAGCGATGGCGAGGGGACGCAGATCAACCTGGCTGTGACGCACATGGGGGTGCTGGTCCTGCGG GGCAATACAAAGATCAACACATTCAACTGGTCCAAAATTCGCAAGCTGAGTTTCAAGAGGAAGCATTTTCTCATCAAGCTCCACGCAAACCTCTCT GCGCTGTGCAAGGACACGCTGGAGTTCACCATGGCGAGCCGCGACGCCTGCAAGGCTTTCTGGAAGACGTGTGTGGAGTACCATGCCTTCTTCAGGCTGTCTGAAGAGCCCAAGTCAAAGCCCAAAGCCCTTCTGTGCAGCAAAGGCTCCAGTTTCCGCTACAG TGGGAGGacacagaggcagctgctggagcatgGGAGGAAGGCAAAGATGAAGAGCCTGCCCTTTGAGAG AAAGCACTACGCATCCCACTACGACGAGAGGCAGTGCCGCTCCTCCCCGGACCTCCTGACAGACGTCTCCAAACAG GTGGAGGAGCTGCGCCTGGCCTACGGCAGCCGGGGTCCCTACCATGCCAACGGGGTCCACACCTCCGAGCCCACGCTGGACAGCCGCTGCTGTGGCTCCGCCGTGGAGGTGACATTTGCCACCGAGCTGGAGCGCTCCAAGCCAGAAGCATCCCCCACCTTCCTGCCTCACTCCAAAAGCTCATCTGCCTTCCCGCTGCTGTAtgctgagctggagctggagcgaGCATGGGAGCCCTCTGACCTCTTCAGTGCCAGGAACCCCTTGACGTCCTTTCGACCCCACCACCAGTTCACCGGGAACAATAAAAGCACCTCGGTGGGCAACATGCAGGAGGTGAGCACCCGGCCACTGGTGTACATGGATGTGCCGTGTCCCCCACCCATGGTCGCCCCAgccccccaggtccttttctacCTGGACAGGCCCCCACAGCCCCCGTGCCACGCACCAGCACCTGGTGAGGACGTAGTAGGACCAGCTGGTGGATGTGGCCCTGCAGCTGCAAAACCCCCCCGGCGGAGCCTGAGTGGGACCCGGGCTGGGGAGTTTGAtcgtgaagccatgtgcatggcAGCGGGCATTAGCGTGACTCCCACTGGGGAGAGCAGATTGCTGGCTCGCTCCTTTGATTATGGGCTTCAGGAGCAGCCTCCTAAGCGGTCTTGGAGCCAGTCGGACATGAAAACCATCCGATTCCCCTATGGCTCGGAGTTCAGGCCCCTGGGGCCGTGCCCCACTCTCAGCAGCCGGAAAATGAATATCTTTCGGCACGTGCCAGCCCAGCAAGGCCTGGGGCTGCGACGTTCGGCCGAGCGCTACGTGGGCAGCAGCACCGAGTCCAGCGACTCCGACTCTGACCTGCTGGCCGCCGACTACTGCTCCCTGTATGGCCGTGTGCTGCGGTCACCCATGGCCCGGGTCCGGCTGTCCTCTGGCAGCCTTCAGCTGGATGAAGAGGATGAGGAGGTGTCCTTCGTCACGGGCGCCACTGAAGAGACGACTTCCAGGGGGACCTCCAG GGCTTGTTTCTGGCTATAA
- the FRMD7 gene encoding FERM domain-containing protein 7 isoform X3 translates to MLHLKVQFLDDSQKIFVVDVWLEPLKPITKQVKNPKEVLFKFMVKFFPVDPGHLREELTRYLFTLQIKKDLALGRLPCSDKSAALLVSHLLQCKGRREPAETVPLPRVGGQLVLALAVQPGSPHPVTPHSIAHTFLVSSTAELGDFHEEMDQQHLATHRYLPNQEYLDNKIMHYHRRHSGKTPAESDVQLLDVARKLEMYGIRPHPASDGEGTQINLAVTHMGVLVLRGNTKINTFNWSKIRKLSFKRKHFLIKLHANLSALCKDTLEFTMASRDACKAFWKTCVEYHAFFRLSEEPKSKPKALLCSKGSSFRYSGRTQRQLLEHGRKAKMKSLPFERKHYASHYDERQCRSSPDLLTDVSKQVEELRLAYGSRGPYHANGVHTSEPTLDSRCCGSAVEVTFATELERSKPEASPTFLPHSKSSSAFPLLYAELELERAWEPSDLFSARNPLTSFRPHHQFTGNNKSTSVGNMQEVSTRPLVYMDVPCPPPMVAPAPQVLFYLDRPPQPPCHAPAPGEDVVGPAGGCGPAAAKPPRRSLSGTRAGEFDREAMCMAAGISVTPTGESRLLARSFDYGLQEQPPKRSWSQSDMKTIRFPYGSEFRPLGPCPTLSSRKMNIFRHVPAQQGLGLRRSAERYVGSSTESSDSDSDLLAADYCSLYGRVLRSPMARVRLSSGSLQLDEEDEEVSFVTGATEETTSRGTSRACFWL, encoded by the exons GTCTGGTTGGAGCCACTAAAACCCAtaacaaagcaagtaaaaa ATCCTAAGGAGgttcttttcaaatttatgGTGAAATTTTTCCCAGTGGACCCCGGCCATCTGAGAGAAGAGCTGACAAG GTACCTCTTCACCCTCCAGATCAAGAAGGACCTGGCACTGGGGCGGCTGCCCTGCAGCGACAAGAGCGCAGCGCTGCTCGTCTCCCACCTGCTGCAGTGTAAGGGCAGGcgagagcctgcagagacagtgCCCCTTCCCCGGGTAGGGGGACAACTGGTCTTGGCTTTGGCTGTGCAGCCCGGGTCCCCCCACCCAGTGACCCCTCACAGCATCGCCCACACTTTCCTCGTGTCCTCCACAGCCGAGCTGGGTGACTTCCATGAGGAGATGGACCAGCAGCACCTGGCGACCCACAGGTATCTTCCCAACCAGGAGTATCTGGACAACAAGATCATGCACTACCACCGGAGACACAG TGGGAAGACGCCGGCTGAGTCGGATGTTCAGCTGCTGGACGTGGCCAGGAAGCTGGAGATGTATGGGATTCGCCCGCACCCCGCCAGCGATGGCGAGGGGACGCAGATCAACCTGGCTGTGACGCACATGGGGGTGCTGGTCCTGCGG GGCAATACAAAGATCAACACATTCAACTGGTCCAAAATTCGCAAGCTGAGTTTCAAGAGGAAGCATTTTCTCATCAAGCTCCACGCAAACCTCTCT GCGCTGTGCAAGGACACGCTGGAGTTCACCATGGCGAGCCGCGACGCCTGCAAGGCTTTCTGGAAGACGTGTGTGGAGTACCATGCCTTCTTCAGGCTGTCTGAAGAGCCCAAGTCAAAGCCCAAAGCCCTTCTGTGCAGCAAAGGCTCCAGTTTCCGCTACAG TGGGAGGacacagaggcagctgctggagcatgGGAGGAAGGCAAAGATGAAGAGCCTGCCCTTTGAGAG AAAGCACTACGCATCCCACTACGACGAGAGGCAGTGCCGCTCCTCCCCGGACCTCCTGACAGACGTCTCCAAACAG GTGGAGGAGCTGCGCCTGGCCTACGGCAGCCGGGGTCCCTACCATGCCAACGGGGTCCACACCTCCGAGCCCACGCTGGACAGCCGCTGCTGTGGCTCCGCCGTGGAGGTGACATTTGCCACCGAGCTGGAGCGCTCCAAGCCAGAAGCATCCCCCACCTTCCTGCCTCACTCCAAAAGCTCATCTGCCTTCCCGCTGCTGTAtgctgagctggagctggagcgaGCATGGGAGCCCTCTGACCTCTTCAGTGCCAGGAACCCCTTGACGTCCTTTCGACCCCACCACCAGTTCACCGGGAACAATAAAAGCACCTCGGTGGGCAACATGCAGGAGGTGAGCACCCGGCCACTGGTGTACATGGATGTGCCGTGTCCCCCACCCATGGTCGCCCCAgccccccaggtccttttctacCTGGACAGGCCCCCACAGCCCCCGTGCCACGCACCAGCACCTGGTGAGGACGTAGTAGGACCAGCTGGTGGATGTGGCCCTGCAGCTGCAAAACCCCCCCGGCGGAGCCTGAGTGGGACCCGGGCTGGGGAGTTTGAtcgtgaagccatgtgcatggcAGCGGGCATTAGCGTGACTCCCACTGGGGAGAGCAGATTGCTGGCTCGCTCCTTTGATTATGGGCTTCAGGAGCAGCCTCCTAAGCGGTCTTGGAGCCAGTCGGACATGAAAACCATCCGATTCCCCTATGGCTCGGAGTTCAGGCCCCTGGGGCCGTGCCCCACTCTCAGCAGCCGGAAAATGAATATCTTTCGGCACGTGCCAGCCCAGCAAGGCCTGGGGCTGCGACGTTCGGCCGAGCGCTACGTGGGCAGCAGCACCGAGTCCAGCGACTCCGACTCTGACCTGCTGGCCGCCGACTACTGCTCCCTGTATGGCCGTGTGCTGCGGTCACCCATGGCCCGGGTCCGGCTGTCCTCTGGCAGCCTTCAGCTGGATGAAGAGGATGAGGAGGTGTCCTTCGTCACGGGCGCCACTGAAGAGACGACTTCCAGGGGGACCTCCAG GGCTTGTTTCTGGCTATAA
- the FRMD7 gene encoding FERM domain-containing protein 7 isoform X2, with amino-acid sequence MLHLKVQFLDDSQKIFVVDQKSCGKGLFNLACSHLNLVEKEYFGLEFCSQAGNQVWLEPLKPITKQVKMDPGHLREELTRYLFTLQIKKDLALGRLPCSDKSAALLVSHLLQCKGRREPAETVPLPRVGGQLVLALAVQPGSPHPVTPHSIAHTFLVSSTAELGDFHEEMDQQHLATHRYLPNQEYLDNKIMHYHRRHSGKTPAESDVQLLDVARKLEMYGIRPHPASDGEGTQINLAVTHMGVLVLRGNTKINTFNWSKIRKLSFKRKHFLIKLHANLSALCKDTLEFTMASRDACKAFWKTCVEYHAFFRLSEEPKSKPKALLCSKGSSFRYSGRTQRQLLEHGRKAKMKSLPFERKHYASHYDERQCRSSPDLLTDVSKQVEELRLAYGSRGPYHANGVHTSEPTLDSRCCGSAVEVTFATELERSKPEASPTFLPHSKSSSAFPLLYAELELERAWEPSDLFSARNPLTSFRPHHQFTGNNKSTSVGNMQEVSTRPLVYMDVPCPPPMVAPAPQVLFYLDRPPQPPCHAPAPGEDVVGPAGGCGPAAAKPPRRSLSGTRAGEFDREAMCMAAGISVTPTGESRLLARSFDYGLQEQPPKRSWSQSDMKTIRFPYGSEFRPLGPCPTLSSRKMNIFRHVPAQQGLGLRRSAERYVGSSTESSDSDSDLLAADYCSLYGRVLRSPMARVRLSSGSLQLDEEDEEVSFVTGATEETTSRGTSRACFWL; translated from the exons CAAAAATCCTGCGGGAAAGGGCTGTTCAACCTCGCCTGCAGCCACCTCAACCTTGTGGAGAAGGAGTACTTCGGGCTGGAGTtttgcagccaggctgggaaCCAA GTCTGGTTGGAGCCACTAAAACCCAtaacaaagcaagtaaaaa TGGACCCCGGCCATCTGAGAGAAGAGCTGACAAG GTACCTCTTCACCCTCCAGATCAAGAAGGACCTGGCACTGGGGCGGCTGCCCTGCAGCGACAAGAGCGCAGCGCTGCTCGTCTCCCACCTGCTGCAGTGTAAGGGCAGGcgagagcctgcagagacagtgCCCCTTCCCCGGGTAGGGGGACAACTGGTCTTGGCTTTGGCTGTGCAGCCCGGGTCCCCCCACCCAGTGACCCCTCACAGCATCGCCCACACTTTCCTCGTGTCCTCCACAGCCGAGCTGGGTGACTTCCATGAGGAGATGGACCAGCAGCACCTGGCGACCCACAGGTATCTTCCCAACCAGGAGTATCTGGACAACAAGATCATGCACTACCACCGGAGACACAG TGGGAAGACGCCGGCTGAGTCGGATGTTCAGCTGCTGGACGTGGCCAGGAAGCTGGAGATGTATGGGATTCGCCCGCACCCCGCCAGCGATGGCGAGGGGACGCAGATCAACCTGGCTGTGACGCACATGGGGGTGCTGGTCCTGCGG GGCAATACAAAGATCAACACATTCAACTGGTCCAAAATTCGCAAGCTGAGTTTCAAGAGGAAGCATTTTCTCATCAAGCTCCACGCAAACCTCTCT GCGCTGTGCAAGGACACGCTGGAGTTCACCATGGCGAGCCGCGACGCCTGCAAGGCTTTCTGGAAGACGTGTGTGGAGTACCATGCCTTCTTCAGGCTGTCTGAAGAGCCCAAGTCAAAGCCCAAAGCCCTTCTGTGCAGCAAAGGCTCCAGTTTCCGCTACAG TGGGAGGacacagaggcagctgctggagcatgGGAGGAAGGCAAAGATGAAGAGCCTGCCCTTTGAGAG AAAGCACTACGCATCCCACTACGACGAGAGGCAGTGCCGCTCCTCCCCGGACCTCCTGACAGACGTCTCCAAACAG GTGGAGGAGCTGCGCCTGGCCTACGGCAGCCGGGGTCCCTACCATGCCAACGGGGTCCACACCTCCGAGCCCACGCTGGACAGCCGCTGCTGTGGCTCCGCCGTGGAGGTGACATTTGCCACCGAGCTGGAGCGCTCCAAGCCAGAAGCATCCCCCACCTTCCTGCCTCACTCCAAAAGCTCATCTGCCTTCCCGCTGCTGTAtgctgagctggagctggagcgaGCATGGGAGCCCTCTGACCTCTTCAGTGCCAGGAACCCCTTGACGTCCTTTCGACCCCACCACCAGTTCACCGGGAACAATAAAAGCACCTCGGTGGGCAACATGCAGGAGGTGAGCACCCGGCCACTGGTGTACATGGATGTGCCGTGTCCCCCACCCATGGTCGCCCCAgccccccaggtccttttctacCTGGACAGGCCCCCACAGCCCCCGTGCCACGCACCAGCACCTGGTGAGGACGTAGTAGGACCAGCTGGTGGATGTGGCCCTGCAGCTGCAAAACCCCCCCGGCGGAGCCTGAGTGGGACCCGGGCTGGGGAGTTTGAtcgtgaagccatgtgcatggcAGCGGGCATTAGCGTGACTCCCACTGGGGAGAGCAGATTGCTGGCTCGCTCCTTTGATTATGGGCTTCAGGAGCAGCCTCCTAAGCGGTCTTGGAGCCAGTCGGACATGAAAACCATCCGATTCCCCTATGGCTCGGAGTTCAGGCCCCTGGGGCCGTGCCCCACTCTCAGCAGCCGGAAAATGAATATCTTTCGGCACGTGCCAGCCCAGCAAGGCCTGGGGCTGCGACGTTCGGCCGAGCGCTACGTGGGCAGCAGCACCGAGTCCAGCGACTCCGACTCTGACCTGCTGGCCGCCGACTACTGCTCCCTGTATGGCCGTGTGCTGCGGTCACCCATGGCCCGGGTCCGGCTGTCCTCTGGCAGCCTTCAGCTGGATGAAGAGGATGAGGAGGTGTCCTTCGTCACGGGCGCCACTGAAGAGACGACTTCCAGGGGGACCTCCAG GGCTTGTTTCTGGCTATAA
- the FRMD7 gene encoding FERM domain-containing protein 7 isoform X4 has product MLHLKVQFLDDSQKIFVVDQKSCGKGLFNLACSHLNLVEKEYFGLEFCSQAGNQVWLEPLKPITKQVKNPKEVLFKFMVKFFPVDPGHLREELTRYLFTLQIKKDLALGRLPCSDKSAALLVSHLLQSELGDFHEEMDQQHLATHRYLPNQEYLDNKIMHYHRRHSGKTPAESDVQLLDVARKLEMYGIRPHPASDGEGTQINLAVTHMGVLVLRGNTKINTFNWSKIRKLSFKRKHFLIKLHANLSALCKDTLEFTMASRDACKAFWKTCVEYHAFFRLSEEPKSKPKALLCSKGSSFRYSGRTQRQLLEHGRKAKMKSLPFERKHYASHYDERQCRSSPDLLTDVSKQVEELRLAYGSRGPYHANGVHTSEPTLDSRCCGSAVEVTFATELERSKPEASPTFLPHSKSSSAFPLLYAELELERAWEPSDLFSARNPLTSFRPHHQFTGNNKSTSVGNMQEVSTRPLVYMDVPCPPPMVAPAPQVLFYLDRPPQPPCHAPAPGEDVVGPAGGCGPAAAKPPRRSLSGTRAGEFDREAMCMAAGISVTPTGESRLLARSFDYGLQEQPPKRSWSQSDMKTIRFPYGSEFRPLGPCPTLSSRKMNIFRHVPAQQGLGLRRSAERYVGSSTESSDSDSDLLAADYCSLYGRVLRSPMARVRLSSGSLQLDEEDEEVSFVTGATEETTSRGTSRACFWL; this is encoded by the exons CAAAAATCCTGCGGGAAAGGGCTGTTCAACCTCGCCTGCAGCCACCTCAACCTTGTGGAGAAGGAGTACTTCGGGCTGGAGTtttgcagccaggctgggaaCCAA GTCTGGTTGGAGCCACTAAAACCCAtaacaaagcaagtaaaaa ATCCTAAGGAGgttcttttcaaatttatgGTGAAATTTTTCCCAGTGGACCCCGGCCATCTGAGAGAAGAGCTGACAAG GTACCTCTTCACCCTCCAGATCAAGAAGGACCTGGCACTGGGGCGGCTGCCCTGCAGCGACAAGAGCGCAGCGCTGCTCGTCTCCCACCTGCTGCAGT CCGAGCTGGGTGACTTCCATGAGGAGATGGACCAGCAGCACCTGGCGACCCACAGGTATCTTCCCAACCAGGAGTATCTGGACAACAAGATCATGCACTACCACCGGAGACACAG TGGGAAGACGCCGGCTGAGTCGGATGTTCAGCTGCTGGACGTGGCCAGGAAGCTGGAGATGTATGGGATTCGCCCGCACCCCGCCAGCGATGGCGAGGGGACGCAGATCAACCTGGCTGTGACGCACATGGGGGTGCTGGTCCTGCGG GGCAATACAAAGATCAACACATTCAACTGGTCCAAAATTCGCAAGCTGAGTTTCAAGAGGAAGCATTTTCTCATCAAGCTCCACGCAAACCTCTCT GCGCTGTGCAAGGACACGCTGGAGTTCACCATGGCGAGCCGCGACGCCTGCAAGGCTTTCTGGAAGACGTGTGTGGAGTACCATGCCTTCTTCAGGCTGTCTGAAGAGCCCAAGTCAAAGCCCAAAGCCCTTCTGTGCAGCAAAGGCTCCAGTTTCCGCTACAG TGGGAGGacacagaggcagctgctggagcatgGGAGGAAGGCAAAGATGAAGAGCCTGCCCTTTGAGAG AAAGCACTACGCATCCCACTACGACGAGAGGCAGTGCCGCTCCTCCCCGGACCTCCTGACAGACGTCTCCAAACAG GTGGAGGAGCTGCGCCTGGCCTACGGCAGCCGGGGTCCCTACCATGCCAACGGGGTCCACACCTCCGAGCCCACGCTGGACAGCCGCTGCTGTGGCTCCGCCGTGGAGGTGACATTTGCCACCGAGCTGGAGCGCTCCAAGCCAGAAGCATCCCCCACCTTCCTGCCTCACTCCAAAAGCTCATCTGCCTTCCCGCTGCTGTAtgctgagctggagctggagcgaGCATGGGAGCCCTCTGACCTCTTCAGTGCCAGGAACCCCTTGACGTCCTTTCGACCCCACCACCAGTTCACCGGGAACAATAAAAGCACCTCGGTGGGCAACATGCAGGAGGTGAGCACCCGGCCACTGGTGTACATGGATGTGCCGTGTCCCCCACCCATGGTCGCCCCAgccccccaggtccttttctacCTGGACAGGCCCCCACAGCCCCCGTGCCACGCACCAGCACCTGGTGAGGACGTAGTAGGACCAGCTGGTGGATGTGGCCCTGCAGCTGCAAAACCCCCCCGGCGGAGCCTGAGTGGGACCCGGGCTGGGGAGTTTGAtcgtgaagccatgtgcatggcAGCGGGCATTAGCGTGACTCCCACTGGGGAGAGCAGATTGCTGGCTCGCTCCTTTGATTATGGGCTTCAGGAGCAGCCTCCTAAGCGGTCTTGGAGCCAGTCGGACATGAAAACCATCCGATTCCCCTATGGCTCGGAGTTCAGGCCCCTGGGGCCGTGCCCCACTCTCAGCAGCCGGAAAATGAATATCTTTCGGCACGTGCCAGCCCAGCAAGGCCTGGGGCTGCGACGTTCGGCCGAGCGCTACGTGGGCAGCAGCACCGAGTCCAGCGACTCCGACTCTGACCTGCTGGCCGCCGACTACTGCTCCCTGTATGGCCGTGTGCTGCGGTCACCCATGGCCCGGGTCCGGCTGTCCTCTGGCAGCCTTCAGCTGGATGAAGAGGATGAGGAGGTGTCCTTCGTCACGGGCGCCACTGAAGAGACGACTTCCAGGGGGACCTCCAG GGCTTGTTTCTGGCTATAA
- the FRMD7 gene encoding FERM domain-containing protein 7 isoform X1: MLHLKVQFLDDSQKIFVVDQKSCGKGLFNLACSHLNLVEKEYFGLEFCSQAGNQVWLEPLKPITKQVKNPKEVLFKFMVKFFPVDPGHLREELTRYLFTLQIKKDLALGRLPCSDKSAALLVSHLLQCKGRREPAETVPLPRVGGQLVLALAVQPGSPHPVTPHSIAHTFLVSSTAELGDFHEEMDQQHLATHRYLPNQEYLDNKIMHYHRRHSGKTPAESDVQLLDVARKLEMYGIRPHPASDGEGTQINLAVTHMGVLVLRGNTKINTFNWSKIRKLSFKRKHFLIKLHANLSALCKDTLEFTMASRDACKAFWKTCVEYHAFFRLSEEPKSKPKALLCSKGSSFRYSGRTQRQLLEHGRKAKMKSLPFERKHYASHYDERQCRSSPDLLTDVSKQVEELRLAYGSRGPYHANGVHTSEPTLDSRCCGSAVEVTFATELERSKPEASPTFLPHSKSSSAFPLLYAELELERAWEPSDLFSARNPLTSFRPHHQFTGNNKSTSVGNMQEVSTRPLVYMDVPCPPPMVAPAPQVLFYLDRPPQPPCHAPAPGEDVVGPAGGCGPAAAKPPRRSLSGTRAGEFDREAMCMAAGISVTPTGESRLLARSFDYGLQEQPPKRSWSQSDMKTIRFPYGSEFRPLGPCPTLSSRKMNIFRHVPAQQGLGLRRSAERYVGSSTESSDSDSDLLAADYCSLYGRVLRSPMARVRLSSGSLQLDEEDEEVSFVTGATEETTSRGTSRACFWL, encoded by the exons CAAAAATCCTGCGGGAAAGGGCTGTTCAACCTCGCCTGCAGCCACCTCAACCTTGTGGAGAAGGAGTACTTCGGGCTGGAGTtttgcagccaggctgggaaCCAA GTCTGGTTGGAGCCACTAAAACCCAtaacaaagcaagtaaaaa ATCCTAAGGAGgttcttttcaaatttatgGTGAAATTTTTCCCAGTGGACCCCGGCCATCTGAGAGAAGAGCTGACAAG GTACCTCTTCACCCTCCAGATCAAGAAGGACCTGGCACTGGGGCGGCTGCCCTGCAGCGACAAGAGCGCAGCGCTGCTCGTCTCCCACCTGCTGCAGTGTAAGGGCAGGcgagagcctgcagagacagtgCCCCTTCCCCGGGTAGGGGGACAACTGGTCTTGGCTTTGGCTGTGCAGCCCGGGTCCCCCCACCCAGTGACCCCTCACAGCATCGCCCACACTTTCCTCGTGTCCTCCACAGCCGAGCTGGGTGACTTCCATGAGGAGATGGACCAGCAGCACCTGGCGACCCACAGGTATCTTCCCAACCAGGAGTATCTGGACAACAAGATCATGCACTACCACCGGAGACACAG TGGGAAGACGCCGGCTGAGTCGGATGTTCAGCTGCTGGACGTGGCCAGGAAGCTGGAGATGTATGGGATTCGCCCGCACCCCGCCAGCGATGGCGAGGGGACGCAGATCAACCTGGCTGTGACGCACATGGGGGTGCTGGTCCTGCGG GGCAATACAAAGATCAACACATTCAACTGGTCCAAAATTCGCAAGCTGAGTTTCAAGAGGAAGCATTTTCTCATCAAGCTCCACGCAAACCTCTCT GCGCTGTGCAAGGACACGCTGGAGTTCACCATGGCGAGCCGCGACGCCTGCAAGGCTTTCTGGAAGACGTGTGTGGAGTACCATGCCTTCTTCAGGCTGTCTGAAGAGCCCAAGTCAAAGCCCAAAGCCCTTCTGTGCAGCAAAGGCTCCAGTTTCCGCTACAG TGGGAGGacacagaggcagctgctggagcatgGGAGGAAGGCAAAGATGAAGAGCCTGCCCTTTGAGAG AAAGCACTACGCATCCCACTACGACGAGAGGCAGTGCCGCTCCTCCCCGGACCTCCTGACAGACGTCTCCAAACAG GTGGAGGAGCTGCGCCTGGCCTACGGCAGCCGGGGTCCCTACCATGCCAACGGGGTCCACACCTCCGAGCCCACGCTGGACAGCCGCTGCTGTGGCTCCGCCGTGGAGGTGACATTTGCCACCGAGCTGGAGCGCTCCAAGCCAGAAGCATCCCCCACCTTCCTGCCTCACTCCAAAAGCTCATCTGCCTTCCCGCTGCTGTAtgctgagctggagctggagcgaGCATGGGAGCCCTCTGACCTCTTCAGTGCCAGGAACCCCTTGACGTCCTTTCGACCCCACCACCAGTTCACCGGGAACAATAAAAGCACCTCGGTGGGCAACATGCAGGAGGTGAGCACCCGGCCACTGGTGTACATGGATGTGCCGTGTCCCCCACCCATGGTCGCCCCAgccccccaggtccttttctacCTGGACAGGCCCCCACAGCCCCCGTGCCACGCACCAGCACCTGGTGAGGACGTAGTAGGACCAGCTGGTGGATGTGGCCCTGCAGCTGCAAAACCCCCCCGGCGGAGCCTGAGTGGGACCCGGGCTGGGGAGTTTGAtcgtgaagccatgtgcatggcAGCGGGCATTAGCGTGACTCCCACTGGGGAGAGCAGATTGCTGGCTCGCTCCTTTGATTATGGGCTTCAGGAGCAGCCTCCTAAGCGGTCTTGGAGCCAGTCGGACATGAAAACCATCCGATTCCCCTATGGCTCGGAGTTCAGGCCCCTGGGGCCGTGCCCCACTCTCAGCAGCCGGAAAATGAATATCTTTCGGCACGTGCCAGCCCAGCAAGGCCTGGGGCTGCGACGTTCGGCCGAGCGCTACGTGGGCAGCAGCACCGAGTCCAGCGACTCCGACTCTGACCTGCTGGCCGCCGACTACTGCTCCCTGTATGGCCGTGTGCTGCGGTCACCCATGGCCCGGGTCCGGCTGTCCTCTGGCAGCCTTCAGCTGGATGAAGAGGATGAGGAGGTGTCCTTCGTCACGGGCGCCACTGAAGAGACGACTTCCAGGGGGACCTCCAG GGCTTGTTTCTGGCTATAA